One genomic segment of Oenanthe melanoleuca isolate GR-GAL-2019-014 chromosome 5, OMel1.0, whole genome shotgun sequence includes these proteins:
- the PIGH gene encoding phosphatidylinositol N-acetylglucosaminyltransferase subunit H, whose translation MDYQHAQTAGTAGAMGIKESRPARSGQRDSPAGGPGSERRRQSRPSAQAPPAGPAGPRLPAMAEERRFRSASGVPIALRRRQHSASCRELAVRGPRLQLRSLSAATSAVWLAAYGLFAISENSMVLSAAIFITLVGLIIYLHFVKIDQESLLVIGSLGIQVTSSYASGKESTTFIEMGQVKDVVINEAIHMQKVIYYLCILLRDPEDPQGVSEVVPLFQSSKPRLDCLIEVYKSCQEILEQRKTAPQSSEIK comes from the exons ATGGATTATCAACACGCGCAGACCGCAGGAACTGCTGGTGCCATGGGGATTAAGGAAAGCCGCCCGGCGAGGAGCGGCCAGCGGGACAGCCCGGCGGGCGGCCCAGGGAGCGAGCGGCGCCGGCAGAGCCGCCCCTCGGCCCAGGCCCctcccgccggccccgccgggccccgcctGCCCGCCATGGCGGAGGAGCGGCGGTTCCGCTCGGCCTCGGGGGTGCCGATCGCGCTGCGGCGCCGCCAGCACAGCGCGTCCTGCCGGGAGCTGGCGGTGCGCGGCCCCCGCCTGCAGCTGCGCTCGCTCAGCGCCGCCACCTCGGCCGTCTGGCTGGCGGCCTACGGGCTCTTCGCCATCAGCGAG AACAGCATGGTGCTCTCTGCTGCCATCTTCATCACGCTGGTTGGCCTGATCATATACCTGCACTTCGTCAAGATTGACCAGGAATCCCTGTTGGTGATCGGCTCACTCGGCATCCAGGTGACTTCATCCTATGCCTCAGGGAAAGAGAGCACAACCTTCATTGAGATGGGTCAAGTGAAGGATGTGGTTATCAATGAAGCCATCCATATG CAAAAAGTCATCTACTACCTGTGTATCCTTCTCCGGGACCCTGAAGATCCTCAGGGAGTATCTGAGGTTGTGCCACTCTTTCAG AGCTCCAAGCCACGACTGGACTGCTTGATAGAAGTGTACAAAAGTTGTCAAGAgatcctggagcagaggaagacaGCTCCACAatcaagtgaaataaaatag
- the ARG2 gene encoding arginase-2, mitochondrial encodes MALRRTLARLLRARPDPALPPRRRAHSVALVGAPLSRGQKRRGVDHGPATLRAAGLAERLAGLGCQVHDFGDLNFTQVPNDELYNNLILYPRSVGLASQMLADAVSRAVAAGHRCVTLGGDHSLALGSVSGHARQRPHLGVIWVDAHADINTPLTTQSGSLHGQPLSFLLRELQDKVPQLPGFSWLKPCLSASDIVYIGLRDVDPAEYYILKNFDIQYFSMRDIDRLGIQKVMERTFEQLMGRRQRPIHLSFDIDAFDPSLAPATGTPVLGGLTYREGMYITEEIHNTGMLSAVDMVEVNPLLGASQEAVKATARLAVDVIATCFGQTREGAHIAFDELPTPSSPDESDSEEQVRI; translated from the exons ATGGCCCTGCGCAGGACCCTCGCCCGCCTGCTCCGCGCCCGGCCCGaccccgcgctgccgccgcgcCGCCGGGCGCACTCCGTGGCGCTGGTGGGAGCCCCGCTCTCCAGGGGCCAG AAACGGCGGGGAGTGGACCACGGCCCCGCTACCCTCCGCGCCGCGGGGCTGGCGGAGCGGCTGGCCGGGCTCG GATGCCAAGTGCACGACTTTGGAGATTTGAATTTCACTCAAGTTCCCAACGATGAACTGTACAACAACCTGATTTTATACCCGCGGTCAGTGGGCTTGGCCAGCCAGATGCTGGCTGATGCAGTGAGCAGAGCAGTAGCTGCTGGACACAGATGTGTCACTTTAGGAGGTGATCACAG CTTGGCACTTGGTTCTGTCAGTGGCCATGCACGGCAGCGCCCACACCTCGGAGTGATCTGGGTGGATGCACATGCTGATATCAACACGCCTCTCACAACTCAGTCTGGAAGCCTCCATGGGCAACccctttcatttcttctgagGGAGCTTCAAGATAAA GTACCACAACTTCCTGGCTTTTCCTGGCTAAAGCCCTGCCTTTCAGCATCTGACATTGTGTACATTGGTTTGAGGGATGTGGATCCTGCTGAGTA CTATATTCTGAAGAACTTTGACATCCAGTATTTTTCCATGAGGGATATTGACCGCCTTGGAATTCAGAAAGTTATGGAAAGAACCTTTGAACAACTGATGGGCAG GAGACAGAGACCAATTCACCTGAGTTTTGACATTGATGCTTTTGATCCCTCACTGGCTCCAGCAACGGGAACTCCTGTTCTAGGTGGATTAACTTACAGAGAAGGCATGTACATCACAGAGGAAATACACAACACAG GAATGCTTTCAGCTGTAGACATGGTTGAAGTCAATCCACTGCTTGGAGCTTCTCAAGAGGCAGTGAAAGCAACTGCTCGCCTTGCAGTCGATGTGATAGCGACGTGCTTTGGGCAGACAAGGGAAGGAGCACACATCGCTTTTGATGAACTCCCAACACCCAGCTCTCCAGATGAATCTGACAGTGAAGAGCAAGTGAGGATTTAA